A genomic segment from Triplophysa dalaica isolate WHDGS20190420 chromosome 22, ASM1584641v1, whole genome shotgun sequence encodes:
- the rilpl1 gene encoding RILP-like protein 1 isoform X2, translated as MEDFGSSLEKNVADLTVMDVYDIAAVVGQEFERIIDQYGCEALARLMPKVVRVLEILEVLVSRNSISPETEELRLELDRLRIERMERQEKERKHKKELELVEDVWRGEAQDLLSQISQLQEENKALLNNLSIKEMTEEDIQKQEGMTERERQVMKKLKEVVDKQRDEIRAKDRELTLKNEDVEALQQQLNRLMKINHDLRHKITVVEAQGKGLIEQKVELEASAQSRQQELSSLRQEVTRLKERLKEQGKSSAETEESAGPPSPAQSDKAPAIWGQDLASELLAEGMKIEEGPLHFPPFTGADRPRRNESEEDGDNEDTVFFWEALCDDDATLIDLKDPNRPRFTLQELRDVLHERNELKAKVFMLQEEMAYYRSEEQEEETGLPLPDPSLTLRSNSRSNFQPESGIKRLIFTAIMPMVAAGLIPDDPTLQPIRRLISLV; from the exons ATGGAAGATTTCGGTTCGTCGCTGGAGAAGAACGTGGCGGATCTGACGGTGATGGACGTGTATGACATCGCCGCTGTGGTGGGTCAAGAGTTCGAGCGCATTATCGATCAGTACGGCTGCGAGGCTCTGGCTCGACTCATGCCAAAAGTCGTCCGGGTTCTGGAGATCCTGGAGGTTCTGGTGAGCCGGAACAGCATCAGTCCGGAGACCGAAGAGCTGCGGCTCGAGCTGGACAGACTGCGGATCGAGCGGATGGAGCgtcaggagaaagagaggaaacaTAAAAAG GAGCTGGAGTTGGTGGAGGACGTTTGGAGAGGTGAAGCGCAGGATTTGTTGTCTCAGATCTCTCAGCTGCAGGAGGAAAACAAGGCGCTGCTCAACAACCTGTCCATCAAAGAGATGACGGAGGAGGATATACAGAAACAGGAAG GAATGACGGAGAGGGAGCGACAGGTGATGAAGAAACTGAAGGAAGTCGTTGATAAACAGAGAGATGAGATCCGAGCCAAAGATCGAGAGCTGACGCTCAAGAACGAGGACGTTGAAGCA CTCCAGCAGCAGTTGAATCGTTTGATGAAGATCAATCATGACCTGAGGCATAAGATCACAGTGGTTGAGGCTCAGGGTAAAGGTCTGATCGAACAGAAGGTGGAGCTGGAGGCGTCTGCCCAGTCACGACAGCAGGAACTGAGTAGCCTGCGACAGGAAGTGACGCGTCTTAAAGAACGACTGAAGGAGCAGGGAAAGAGCAGCGCTGAGACTGAAGAATCTGCAGGACCTCCGTCACCTGCACAG TCGGATAAAGCGCCTGCCATCTGGGGTCAGGATTTAGCTTCTGAGCTCCTCGCTGAGGGCATGAAGATAGAAGAAGGTCCTCTTCATTTCCCCCCTTTCACAGGGGCGGATCGGCCACGTAGAAATGAAAGTGAGGAAGATGGAGATAATGAAGACACAGTGTTTTTCTGG GAGGCGCTGTGTGATGACGACGCAACTCTTATTGACCTAAAAGACCCAAACCGACCCAGATTTACCCTACAGGAGCTGCGGGACGTCCTGCATGAGAGAAATGAGCTGAAAGCTAAAGTCTTTATGTTACAAGAGGAAATGGCGTATTATAGAAG TGAAGAACAGGAGGAGGAAACAGGACTGCCCCTGCCGGACCCCTCACTGACTCTCCGGTCGAACTCTCGCTCTAACTTCCAGCCGGAGTCAGGCATTAAACGACT GATCTTCACAGCCATTATGCCGATGGTGGCGGCTGGGTTGATTCCAGATGACCCCACTTTACAGCCAATCAGACGACTTATTTCCCTT
- the rilpl1 gene encoding RILP-like protein 1 isoform X1, whose protein sequence is MEDFGSSLEKNVADLTVMDVYDIAAVVGQEFERIIDQYGCEALARLMPKVVRVLEILEVLVSRNSISPETEELRLELDRLRIERMERQEKERKHKKELELVEDVWRGEAQDLLSQISQLQEENKALLNNLSIKEMTEEDIQKQEGMTERERQVMKKLKEVVDKQRDEIRAKDRELTLKNEDVEALQQQLNRLMKINHDLRHKITVVEAQGKGLIEQKVELEASAQSRQQELSSLRQEVTRLKERLKEQGKSSAETEESAGPPSPAQSDKAPAIWGQDLASELLAEGMKIEEGPLHFPPFTGADRPRRNESEEDGDNEDTVFFWEALCDDDATLIDLKDPNRPRFTLQELRDVLHERNELKAKVFMLQEEMAYYRSEEQEEETGLPLPDPSLTLRSNSRSNFQPESGIKRLFSFFSRDKSRGSQRRTGQMDGGFGSWTGKEDVYTEQAQEALQHM, encoded by the exons ATGGAAGATTTCGGTTCGTCGCTGGAGAAGAACGTGGCGGATCTGACGGTGATGGACGTGTATGACATCGCCGCTGTGGTGGGTCAAGAGTTCGAGCGCATTATCGATCAGTACGGCTGCGAGGCTCTGGCTCGACTCATGCCAAAAGTCGTCCGGGTTCTGGAGATCCTGGAGGTTCTGGTGAGCCGGAACAGCATCAGTCCGGAGACCGAAGAGCTGCGGCTCGAGCTGGACAGACTGCGGATCGAGCGGATGGAGCgtcaggagaaagagaggaaacaTAAAAAG GAGCTGGAGTTGGTGGAGGACGTTTGGAGAGGTGAAGCGCAGGATTTGTTGTCTCAGATCTCTCAGCTGCAGGAGGAAAACAAGGCGCTGCTCAACAACCTGTCCATCAAAGAGATGACGGAGGAGGATATACAGAAACAGGAAG GAATGACGGAGAGGGAGCGACAGGTGATGAAGAAACTGAAGGAAGTCGTTGATAAACAGAGAGATGAGATCCGAGCCAAAGATCGAGAGCTGACGCTCAAGAACGAGGACGTTGAAGCA CTCCAGCAGCAGTTGAATCGTTTGATGAAGATCAATCATGACCTGAGGCATAAGATCACAGTGGTTGAGGCTCAGGGTAAAGGTCTGATCGAACAGAAGGTGGAGCTGGAGGCGTCTGCCCAGTCACGACAGCAGGAACTGAGTAGCCTGCGACAGGAAGTGACGCGTCTTAAAGAACGACTGAAGGAGCAGGGAAAGAGCAGCGCTGAGACTGAAGAATCTGCAGGACCTCCGTCACCTGCACAG TCGGATAAAGCGCCTGCCATCTGGGGTCAGGATTTAGCTTCTGAGCTCCTCGCTGAGGGCATGAAGATAGAAGAAGGTCCTCTTCATTTCCCCCCTTTCACAGGGGCGGATCGGCCACGTAGAAATGAAAGTGAGGAAGATGGAGATAATGAAGACACAGTGTTTTTCTGG GAGGCGCTGTGTGATGACGACGCAACTCTTATTGACCTAAAAGACCCAAACCGACCCAGATTTACCCTACAGGAGCTGCGGGACGTCCTGCATGAGAGAAATGAGCTGAAAGCTAAAGTCTTTATGTTACAAGAGGAAATGGCGTATTATAGAAG TGAAGAACAGGAGGAGGAAACAGGACTGCCCCTGCCGGACCCCTCACTGACTCTCCGGTCGAACTCTCGCTCTAACTTCCAGCCGGAGTCAGGCATTAAACGACT